Proteins encoded within one genomic window of Formosa agariphila KMM 3901:
- a CDS encoding cytochrome c oxidase subunit II yields MTALFIILVLVFITIAIWQMVKIFDLAQVGLPENNQIATEKDNTMNAYLMIAFLIFIYAITILCVVKWGDLPLLSNSASEHGPGIDNLMIISLVLIFIVQTITQFLLHYFAFKYKGEKGRKALFFADNNTLEAIWTIIPVITLAGLIIYGLFTWTSIMNVSEDDDPIIVELYAQQFNWKARYGGNDNTLGKANVRLIDIDKANILGLDESDPNAQDDIITSELYLPVGKPVLFKMRSQDVLHSAYMPHFRAQMNCVPGMITQFGFTPSVTTAEMRQNPDIVEKVKNINEIRVENSKELVAKGEDALDPYEFDYLLLCNKICGKSHYNMQMKIIVVSQEEYDAWLKEQKIFKNSLVVN; encoded by the coding sequence TCTGGCAAATGGTTAAGATTTTCGATTTGGCTCAAGTGGGCTTACCAGAAAATAATCAAATTGCTACAGAAAAGGACAATACCATGAACGCCTATTTAATGATAGCGTTCTTGATTTTCATTTATGCTATTACCATCCTTTGTGTAGTTAAATGGGGAGATTTACCTTTATTATCTAATTCTGCTTCAGAACATGGACCTGGAATTGATAATTTAATGATTATCTCTTTAGTTCTAATTTTTATTGTGCAAACAATCACTCAATTTTTACTTCACTATTTTGCTTTTAAATACAAAGGTGAAAAAGGACGTAAAGCATTATTCTTTGCAGATAACAACACATTAGAAGCTATTTGGACTATTATTCCTGTAATTACATTAGCAGGTTTAATTATCTACGGTTTATTTACTTGGACTAGCATTATGAATGTTAGTGAAGATGATGATCCAATTATAGTAGAATTATACGCACAACAGTTTAACTGGAAAGCGAGATACGGCGGAAACGACAATACCTTAGGGAAAGCTAACGTGAGATTAATTGATATCGATAAAGCGAACATCTTAGGTTTAGATGAATCTGATCCTAATGCTCAAGACGATATTATTACTTCAGAATTATATTTACCTGTTGGGAAACCAGTATTATTTAAAATGCGTTCTCAAGATGTATTACACTCTGCTTATATGCCTCACTTTAGAGCGCAAATGAACTGTGTTCCTGGAATGATTACTCAGTTTGGATTTACACCATCTGTTACTACAGCAGAAATGCGTCAGAATCCAGATATCGTTGAAAAAGTTAAAAACATCAATGAAATTAGAGTTGAAAACAGTAAGGAATTAGTTGCTAAAGGTGAAGATGCTTTAGACCCATATGAATTTGATTATTTATTATTGTGTAACAAGATTTGTGGAAAATCGCACTATAATATGCAAATGAAAATTATAGTGGTTTCTCAAGAAGAATACGATGCTTGGCTTAAAGAGCAAAAGATATTCAAGAATTCATTAGTAGTAAATTAA